The following are from one region of the Brienomyrus brachyistius isolate T26 chromosome 13, BBRACH_0.4, whole genome shotgun sequence genome:
- the ctsh gene encoding pro-cathepsin H, producing MKAAVLFLLSFLHYADFSPLFSEKDEYHFKSWMSQYNRAYDLEEFYYRLQIFTENKKKIDRHNAGNHKFTMGLNQFSDMTFAEFKKSFLLTEPQNCSATKGGHMTRDGPYPDSVDWRKKGNYVTPVKNQGSCGSCWTFSTTGCLESVTAISTGKLPLLSEQQLVDCAQAFNNHGCNGGLPSQAFEYIKYNKGLMTEDDYPYTGRDGTCKFNPGKAAVFIKEVVNITKYDEMEMVDAVARLNPVSLAYEVTSDFMHYKDGIYTSTECHNTTDMVNHAVLAVGYGEDNGTPYWIVKNSWGANWGQEGYFYIERGKNMCGLAACSSYPLLLV from the exons ATGAAAGCTGCTGTACTTTTTCTCCTGTCTTTTCTGCACTACGCGGATTTTTCTCCGTTGTTTTCGGAGAAAG ATGAGTATCATTTTAAGTCATGGatgtcacag TACAACAGAGCTTATGACCTGGAGGAATTTTACTACCGACTACAGATATTCACAgagaataagaaaaaaattgaCCGTCACAATGCAGGAAACCACAAATTCACAA TGGGATTGAATCAGTTTTCTGATATGACGTTTGCTGAATTCAAGAAATCCTTCCTACTAACTGAGCCACAG AACTGCTCTGCCACAAAgggtggtcacatgaccagagaTGGTCCTTACCCAGATTCAGTGGACTGGAGAAAGAAAGGGAACTATGTGACACCTGTAAAAAATCAG GGTTCCTGTGGTAGTTGCTGGACCTTTTCTACCACGGGATGTCTTGAATCCGTCACTGCAATATCTACAGGAAAACTCCCCCTTTTG TCTGAGCAGCAGCTGGTGGATTGTGCCCAAGCGTTCAATAACCACGGCTGCAATGG TGGACTTCCGAGTCAGGCCTTTGAATACATCAAGTATAACAAAGGACTCATGACGGAGGATGACTACCCATACACAGGAAGA GATGGCACCTGCAAGTTTAATCCTGGGAAGGCAGCTGTTTTTATAAAGGAAGTTGTGAACATAACCAAA TATGATGAGATGGAAATGGTGGACGCCGTGGCGAGATTGAACCCTGTCAGTTTGGCGTACGAGGTGACTTCTGATTTTATGCACTACAAGGATGGTATATACACCAG CACTGAATGTCATAATACTACCGACATGGTGAACCATGCTGTGCTCGCCGTGGGTTACGGTGAAGACaatggcaccccctactggATCGTGAAGAACTCATGGGGAGCTAACTGGGGACAAGAGGG ATATTTTTACATCGAACGTGGGAAAAACATGTGCGGCCTGGCAGCTTGCTCATCTTACCCCCTGCTTCTGGTGTAA
- the rasgrf1 gene encoding LOW QUALITY PROTEIN: ras-specific guanine nucleotide-releasing factor 1 (The sequence of the model RefSeq protein was modified relative to this genomic sequence to represent the inferred CDS: deleted 1 base in 1 codon), with protein sequence MQKGVRLNDGHVTYLGLLAKKDGTRRGCLSKKSSDNTKWHTKWFALLQNMLFYFENESSSRPSGLYLLEGCVCDRAPSPKPSLTAKECLEKQYYFTISFNHESQKPLELRTEDAKDCDEWVAAITHASYRNLATEHEALMQKYLHLLQIVDTEKTVAKQLRQQIEDGEIEIERLKSEIAGLLKDNEKIQANPATAPSEDDSEIKKIKKVQSFLRGWMCRRKWKTIIQDYIRSPHAESMRKRNQVVFSMLEAEAEYVQQLHILVNNFLRPLRMAASSKKPPITHDDVSSIFLNSETIMFLHQIFYQGLKARIASWPTLVLADLFDILLPMLNIYQEFVRNHQYSLQILAHCKQNRDFDKLLKQYEAKPDCEERTLETFLTYPMFQIPRYILTLHELLAHTPHEHVERNSLEYAKSKLEELSRIMHDEVSETENIRKNLAIERMIIEGCEVLLDTSQTFVRQGSLIQVPMTEKGKIPRGRLGSLSLRKEGERQCFLFSKHLIICTRGSGGKLHLTKNGVVSLIDCTLMEEPEGTDDESKPDKSGQDMEHLDFKVIVEPKDGQSFTVILVASSRQEKTAWTSDISQCIDNIRCNGLMMNAFEENSKVTVPQMIKSDASLYCDDVDIRFSKMMNSCKVLQIRYASVERLLERLTDLRFLSIDFLNTFLHSYRVFTNADVVLDKLIAIYKKPISAIPARSLELFFASSQNNKLLYGEPPKSPRASRKFSSPPPLSIGKSSSPNRRRKLSLNIPIITGGKALDLAALSCSPNGYTSMYSSVSPFSKTSLDISKLYISSSVSSKIPDEGEAKADRTEESARCKQDNSVREECDVDQNQSDDAETDTSPTKSPTTPKNVKSKSSSEFSLFSYNNGMVVSSCRELDNTRSALSAASAFAIATAGANEGTPTKEKYRRMSLASTGFPTDQRNGDKEFVIRRAATNRVLNVLRHWVSKHSQDFESNTELKQKVISFLEEVIHDPELLTQERKAAANIIRTLTQEDPGDSQISLEEVTQLAEAGKAEPFENHSALEIAEQLTLLDHLVFKVIPYEEFFGQGWMKNDKSERTPYIMKTTKHFNDISNLIATEILRCDEVNARVAVMEKWVAVADICRCLHNYNAVLEITSSLNRSPIFRLKKTWLKVSKQTKTVIDKLQRLVSSEGRFKNLREALKNCDPPCVPYLGMYLTDLAFIEEGTPNYIEDNLVNFSKMRMISHIIREIRQFQQTAYKIDYQPKTSQYLLDQSSVLDEESLYEESLRIEPKMPT encoded by the exons atgcagaaaggAGTGCGACTCAATGATGGCCATGTCACCTACTTGGGTCTTTTGGCAAAAAAGGATGGAACGAGACGGGGATGTTTGAGCAAAAAGAGCTCGGATAACACAAAATGGCACACCAAGTGGTTCGCTTTGCTGCAGAACATGCTGTTTTATTTCGAGAACGAGTCCAGCTCTCGACCCTCGGGATTATACCTGTTGGAAGGATGTGTGTGTGACCGGGCACCGTCACCCAAACCCTCGCTGACAGCTAAGGAATGCTTAGAAAAACAG TACTACTTTACGATCAGCTTCAACCACGAGAGCCAGAAGCCCCTGGAACTGCGCACGGAGGATGCCAAGGACTGCGACGAATGGGTGGCCGCCATCACGCACGCCAG CTACAGGAACCTGGCCACGGAGCATGAGGCTCTCATGCAGAAATACCTCCATCTACTCCAGATTGTGGACACGGAGAAAACAGTTGCCAAGCAACTTCGACAACAAATCGAGGAC GGGGAAATCGAAATCGAGCGCCTAAAATCTGAG ATTGCCGGGCTACTGAAAGACAATGAGAAGATCCAGGCCAACCCAGCGACGGCTCCCAGCGAAGACGACTCAGAAATCAAGAAAATCAAAAAA GTGCAGAGCTTCCTGCGCGGGTGGATGTGCAGGCGGAAGTGGAAGACCATCATCCAGGACTACATCCGCTCGCCGCATGCAGAGAGCATGCGCAAGCGCAACCAAGTGGTGTTTAGCATGCTGGAGGCCGAGGCTGAGTatgtgcagcagctgcacatcctTGTCAACAACTTCCTGAGGCCCCTACGCATGGCTGCCAGCTCCAAGAAGCCGCCCATCACCCATGACGACGTCAGCAGCATCTTCCTGAACAG tgaaaccaTCATGTTCCTGCACCAGATCTTCTACCAGGGTCTGAAAGCAAGGATTGCCAGCTGGCCTACCCTTGTGCTGG CTGACCTCTTTGACATCCTGCTGCCCATGCTGAACATCTACCAGGAGTTTGTGAGGAACCACCAGTACAGCCTGCAgatcctggctcactgcaagCAGAACCGAGACTTCGACAAGCTTCTGAAGCAGTACGAGGCCAAGCCGGACTGCGAGGAGCGCACGCTGGAGACGTTCCTCACCTACCCCATGTTCCAG ATCCCTCGCTACATCCTAACTCTCCACGAGCTGCTGGCGCACACCCCACATGAGCACGTGGAGAGGAACAGCCTGGAATATGCCAAATCAAAACTGGAAGAGCTATCTAG GATTATGCATGATGAGGTCAGCGAGACAGAGAATATCAGGAAGAACCTGGCCATCGAGCGCATGATCATTGAAGGCTGCGAGGTCCTCCTGGACACCAGCCAGACGTTTGTCAGACAAG GCTCCCTGATCCAAGTGCCTATGACTGAGAAAGGCAAGATTCCTCGGGGGCGTCTGGGCTCGCTGTCGCTGAGGAAGGAGGGCGAGAGGCAGTGCTTCCTCTTCTCAAAACACCTGATCATCTGCACCAGAGGCTCTGGGGGCAAACTACACCTCACCAAG AATGGTGTGGTGTCTCTCATCGACTGCACCCTGATGGAGGAGCCAGAGGGCACCGATGATGAAT CGAAACCGGACAAGAGCGGGCAGGACATGGAGCACCTCGATTTCAAGGTCATCGTGGAGCCCAAAGACGGCCAGTCGTTCACGGTCATCCTGGTGGCCTCCTCGCGTCAGGAGAAGACAGCCTGGACCAGTGACATTAGCCAG TGCATCGACAACATCCGCTGCAATGGGCTCATGATGAATGCCTTTGAGGAAAACTCTAAAGTCACCGTTCCACAGATGATCAA GTCTGATGCCAGCCTGTACTGCGACGACGTGGACATCCGCTTCAGCAAGATGATGAACTCCTGCAAGGTGCTGCAGATCCGCTACGCCAGTGTGGAGCGGCTTCTCGAGCGGCTGACGGACCTGCGCTTCCTCTCCATCGACTTTCTCAACACCTTCCTGCATTCCTACCGCGTCTTCACCAACGCCGATGTGGTGCTGGACAAGCTCATCGCCATCTACAAGAAGCCCATCAGCGCCATCCCCGCCAG ATCCCTAGAACTGTTCTTCGCCAGCAGCCAAAACAACAAACTCCTTTACGGAGAGCCTCCGAAATCTCCACGGGCGAGCCGCAAGttctcctcccctcccccgctCTCCATCGGCAAGTCCTCGTCCCCTAATCGCCGGCGCAAGCTCTCGCTCAACATCCCTATCATCACGGGTGGAAAGGCCCTGGACCTGGCTGCTCTCAGCTGCTCTCCCAACGGCTACACCAGCATGTACTCCTCCGTGTCGCCATTCAGCAAGACCTCGCTGGATATCAGCAAGCTCTACATCTCCAGCAGCGTGTCCAGCAAGATCCCTGATGAGGGCGAGGCCAAAGCTGACAGGACTGAAGAGTCCGCCCGCTGCAAACAGG ATAACTCAGTTAGAGAGGAGTGCGATGTCGACCAAAACCAGAGTGATGATGCAGAGACGGACACGTCGCCCACCAAGTCACCCACTACTCCTAAAAACGTCAAAAGCAAAAGTTCCTCAG AATTCTCTCTGTTCTCCTACAACAATGGCATGGTGGTGTCATCCTGCCGCGAGCTGGACAACACGCGCAGTGCCCTGTCCGCCGCCTCGGCTTTTGCTATTGCCACCGCCGGCGCCAACGAAGGCACTCCCACCAAGGAGAAATACCGTCGCATGTCGCTGGCCAGCACAG GTTTTCCCACCGACCAGAGAAACGGCGATAAGGAATTCGTGATCCGACGGGCCGCCACCAACAGGGTCCTCAACGTTCTCCGGCACTGGGTGTCCAAGCATTCGCAG GACTTTGAGAGCAACACGGAGCTGAAACAGAAGGTGATCAGCTTCCTGGAGGAGGTCATCCACGACCCTGAGCTCCTGACCCAGGAGAGGAAAGCAGCGGCCAACATCATCAG AACACTGACCCAAGAGGACCCGGGGGACAGCCAGATTAGTTTGGAGGAGGTGACACAGCTG GCGGAGGCTGGGAAGGCGGAACCCTTCGAGAACCACTCCGCCCTGGAGATCGCTGAGCAGCTCACCCTGCTCGATCACCTGGTCTTCAAGGTCATTCCTTATGA GGAGTTCTTTGGACAAGGCTGGATGAAGAATGACAAAAGTGAGCGAACCCCCTACATTATGAAGACCACGAAACATTTCAATGAT ATAAGCAATCTGATCGCCACGGAGATCCTGCGCTGCGATGAGGTGAACGCGCGGGTGGCGGTGATGGAGAAGTGGGTGGCGGTGGCCGACATATGCCGCTGCCTGCACAACTACAACGCAGTGCTGGAGATCACCTCGTCCCTCAACCGCAGCCCCATCTTCCGCCTGAAGAAGACCTGGCTCAAAGTGTCCAAGCAG ACAAAGACGGTGATCGACAAGCTACAGAGGCTGGTATCATCTGAGGGCAGGTTCAAGAACCTGAGAGAGGCTTTGAAGAA CTGTGACCCTCCCTGCGTCCCCTACCTGGGGATGTACCTCACAGATCTGGCCTTCATTGAAGAGGGGACACCAAACTACATAGAGGACAACCTGGTCAACTTCTCCAAGATGAGGATG ATTTCCCACATCATAAGAGAAATCAGACAGTTTCAACAGACGGCTTATAAGATTGACTACCAGCCAAAG ACTTCTCAGTATCTGCTGGACCAGAGCTCAGTGCTGGATGAAGAAAGCTTGTATGAAGAATCGCTGAGGATTGAGCCCAAAATGCCAACCTAG